The Caballeronia sp. SL2Y3 genome includes a window with the following:
- a CDS encoding sirohydrochlorin chelatase, producing the protein MSTHGIILFGHGARDPRWAEPFERLAAKLRALRGEPVSLAFLELMTPDLPAAVAAQAAGGCDAITVVPVFFGQGGHVRRDLPEVVAKCREAHPDVVIHCATAVGEDDAVLDAVAAYCVRQTDA; encoded by the coding sequence ATGAGCACTCACGGCATCATCCTTTTCGGACACGGCGCACGCGATCCGCGCTGGGCCGAGCCGTTCGAACGGCTCGCCGCGAAGCTGCGGGCTTTGCGGGGCGAACCGGTGTCGCTCGCGTTTCTCGAACTGATGACGCCGGATTTGCCCGCAGCGGTAGCCGCGCAAGCTGCGGGCGGCTGTGACGCGATCACCGTCGTTCCGGTGTTCTTCGGGCAAGGCGGACATGTGCGGCGGGATTTGCCAGAAGTCGTCGCGAAATGCCGGGAGGCGCATCCGGATGTGGTCATCCACTGCGCGACGGCGGTGGGCGAGGACGATGCGGTGCTGGATGCGGTGGCCGCGTACTGCGTGCGGCAAACGGACGCTTAA
- the lptG gene encoding LPS export ABC transporter permease LptG, which produces MRIYERYFARQIYLAFIFILFAFSGLFFFFDLINELNTVGHGNYKFTLAVLRVALQTPSRFYEIIPVAALISAIYVFAQMAAASEFTIFRVSGLSTGAALRSLLKIGVPLVLVTYIIGEVVGPYADQLSERVRLEALGSSVSSNFESGVWVKDTLSAKENGEQVTRFVNVGTLNPDTTIANVRIYEFDSKFRLSSVRIAQSGVYQPPGHWKLTGVTETQLVDAQPQTATTADALNPVYRAKETTLPQFSLRSELTPQILSVLLVSPDRMSMFNLFRYIQHLTENHQDTQRYQIAFWRKILYPFAVFVMLVLSLPFAYLHTRAGVVGVKVFGGIMIGMSFQLFNTLFSHIGTLNTWPAPITAAAPALAYLAIGLLGLKWVERH; this is translated from the coding sequence ATGCGCATCTACGAACGATACTTCGCGCGCCAGATTTATCTCGCGTTCATCTTTATTCTGTTCGCGTTCTCGGGCCTGTTCTTCTTCTTCGACCTGATCAACGAACTGAACACGGTCGGGCACGGCAACTACAAGTTCACGCTCGCGGTGCTGCGCGTGGCCTTGCAGACGCCTTCGCGCTTCTACGAAATCATTCCGGTCGCCGCGCTCATTTCCGCCATCTACGTGTTTGCGCAGATGGCGGCGGCATCCGAGTTCACCATCTTTCGCGTCTCCGGGCTCTCGACCGGCGCGGCGCTGCGCTCGCTTTTGAAGATCGGCGTGCCGCTCGTGCTGGTGACGTACATCATCGGCGAAGTGGTCGGGCCGTATGCCGATCAGTTGTCCGAGCGCGTGCGGCTGGAGGCGCTGGGCTCGTCGGTGTCGTCGAATTTCGAGTCGGGCGTGTGGGTGAAGGACACGCTCTCCGCGAAGGAAAACGGCGAACAGGTCACGCGCTTCGTCAATGTCGGCACGCTGAACCCGGATACGACGATCGCCAACGTGCGCATCTACGAATTCGATTCGAAGTTCCGGCTCTCGAGCGTGCGAATCGCGCAAAGCGGCGTGTACCAGCCGCCGGGCCACTGGAAGCTGACGGGCGTGACGGAGACGCAACTGGTCGATGCGCAACCGCAGACCGCGACCACCGCCGATGCGCTCAACCCCGTGTATCGCGCGAAAGAGACGACGCTGCCGCAGTTCTCGTTGCGCTCGGAGCTGACGCCTCAGATTCTTTCGGTGCTGCTGGTGTCGCCGGATCGCATGTCGATGTTCAATCTGTTCCGCTATATCCAGCACTTGACGGAGAATCATCAGGACACGCAGCGGTATCAGATCGCGTTCTGGCGCAAGATTCTGTATCCGTTCGCGGTATTCGTGATGCTGGTGCTGTCGCTGCCGTTCGCGTATCTGCATACGCGCGCGGGCGTGGTGGGCGTGAAGGTGTTCGGCGGCATCATGATCGGCATGAGCTTCCAGTTGTTCAATACGCTTTTCTCGCACATCGGCACGTTGAACACATGGCCCGCGCCGATCACGGCGGCAGCGCCCGCGCTGGCTTACCTGGCAATCGGCTTGCTGGGTCTCAAATGGGTCGAGCGGCACTGA
- the lptF gene encoding LPS export ABC transporter permease LptF: MIFERSLQRELAYTAGAVFMVLLTIMLTTMMIRIVGFAAQGQVDPRDVVVLIGLTVIGYLAVMLIVTLFVSILFVLTRWYRDSEMVVWLASGVSQTQLIKPIAVFSTPIIILIIFFAFIGWPWSNQQSKLIKARFQQRDEVSLLAPGQFRESPSSHRVFFIEKMSPDQGHVENVFVTSTEGGKVNVIVSKNGHTETRADGDRFIVLEDGRRYDGTPGQPNFRIMEFARYGVKIMSHQVVNTPTTTGISTPNLLANPTKENLAEFAWRMGLPLIAINLMLLAIPLSYQNPRRSRTINLVMAVLIYLTYSNLLNVVQSWIEQGKLSFGVGIVGLHVLVLALVAFIFWLRVRNRPLFTRASFTRSKGA, translated from the coding sequence ATGATCTTCGAACGCTCCCTGCAGCGCGAACTCGCGTATACGGCCGGCGCCGTATTCATGGTGCTGCTCACGATCATGCTCACGACGATGATGATCCGCATCGTCGGCTTCGCGGCGCAAGGTCAGGTCGACCCGCGCGATGTCGTCGTGCTGATCGGCCTCACCGTCATCGGCTATCTCGCCGTCATGCTGATCGTGACGCTCTTCGTCTCGATTCTCTTCGTGCTCACGCGCTGGTATCGCGATTCGGAGATGGTGGTGTGGCTCGCCTCGGGCGTGAGCCAGACGCAGCTCATCAAGCCGATCGCCGTGTTCTCCACGCCGATCATCATTCTCATCATCTTCTTCGCGTTCATCGGCTGGCCGTGGTCGAACCAGCAAAGCAAGCTCATCAAGGCGCGTTTTCAGCAGCGCGATGAAGTGTCGCTGCTTGCGCCCGGCCAGTTCCGCGAATCGCCGTCGAGCCACCGCGTGTTCTTCATCGAGAAGATGTCGCCGGATCAGGGGCACGTGGAAAACGTGTTCGTCACGAGCACCGAGGGCGGCAAGGTCAACGTGATCGTGTCGAAGAACGGCCACACGGAAACGCGCGCGGACGGCGACCGCTTCATCGTGCTGGAAGACGGGCGGCGCTACGACGGCACGCCCGGCCAGCCGAACTTCCGCATCATGGAGTTCGCGCGATATGGCGTGAAGATCATGAGCCATCAGGTGGTCAATACGCCGACCACGACCGGCATCTCCACGCCCAATCTGCTCGCCAATCCGACCAAGGAAAACCTCGCGGAATTCGCCTGGCGCATGGGGTTGCCGCTCATCGCCATCAATCTGATGCTGCTTGCCATTCCGCTTTCTTATCAGAACCCGCGCCGCAGCCGGACCATCAATCTCGTGATGGCCGTGCTGATCTATCTCACGTACTCGAACCTGCTGAACGTGGTGCAGTCGTGGATCGAACAGGGCAAGCTCTCGTTCGGCGTCGGCATCGTCGGACTGCATGTGCTGGTGCTCGCGCTCGTCGCGTTCATCTTCTGGCTGCGCGTGCGCAACCGGCCGCTCTTCACGCGAGCGAGCTTCACGCGCTCGAAGGGAGCCTGA
- a CDS encoding leucyl aminopeptidase, whose translation MDFSIKACDWSKGESNGFLTGKADVVVLGVFEAQTLSGAALALDLATKGLISRIVKAGDMNGRAGTTLLVPEVTGIGAARVLLVGLGKQDAFNQKAYGEAVRAAWRVILGTKIAQVTFTLAQLPIQERSGDWAVRAAILALRELTYKFTQMKSKPENGARSLKKVVFSIDPADEKAGRTAIKQSVAIANGMDLTRDLGNLPPNVCTPTYLGQTAKQLGRDWKLKVDVLGLKQIEALNMGSFLSVAKGSVQPPQFIVMQYQGAGAASGESGKGKNKNAPIVLVGKGITFDSGGISIKPGEAMDEMKYDMCGAGSVFGTLRAVAEMGLKLNVIGIVPTCENMPAGNALKPGDIVTAMNGTTIEVLNTDAEGRLILCDALTYAERFKPAAVVDIATLTGACIIALGHHNTGLFSKDDALAGELLDASREAVDPAWRLPLDEEYQDQLKSNFADVANIGGRPAGSVTAACFLSRFAQNYPWAHLDIAGTAWKSGAAKGATGRPVPLLSQFLIDRAGQ comes from the coding sequence ATGGACTTTAGCATAAAAGCCTGTGATTGGAGCAAAGGCGAGTCAAATGGTTTCCTGACCGGAAAGGCCGATGTCGTGGTGCTCGGCGTCTTCGAAGCACAGACGCTCTCGGGCGCGGCCCTCGCCTTGGATCTCGCGACGAAGGGCTTGATTTCGCGCATCGTGAAGGCAGGCGACATGAACGGCCGCGCGGGCACCACGCTGCTCGTGCCGGAAGTCACGGGCATCGGCGCGGCGCGCGTGCTGCTCGTCGGCCTCGGCAAGCAGGACGCCTTCAATCAGAAAGCGTATGGCGAAGCCGTGCGCGCGGCGTGGCGCGTCATTCTCGGCACGAAGATCGCGCAAGTCACGTTCACGCTCGCGCAACTGCCCATTCAAGAGCGCAGCGGCGACTGGGCGGTGCGCGCGGCCATCCTCGCGCTGCGCGAGCTGACCTACAAGTTCACGCAGATGAAGAGCAAGCCCGAAAACGGCGCGCGCTCGCTGAAAAAGGTCGTCTTCAGCATCGACCCGGCGGACGAGAAAGCCGGCCGCACGGCGATCAAGCAGAGCGTCGCGATTGCGAACGGCATGGATCTGACGCGCGATCTCGGCAATCTGCCGCCGAACGTGTGCACGCCGACCTATCTCGGCCAGACCGCGAAGCAGCTCGGCCGCGACTGGAAGCTGAAAGTAGACGTGCTCGGCCTCAAGCAGATCGAGGCGCTCAACATGGGCTCGTTCCTTTCCGTGGCGAAGGGTTCGGTGCAGCCGCCGCAGTTCATCGTCATGCAGTACCAGGGCGCGGGCGCGGCTTCGGGCGAATCGGGCAAGGGCAAGAACAAGAACGCGCCGATCGTGCTCGTGGGCAAGGGCATCACGTTCGATTCGGGCGGCATCTCGATCAAGCCCGGCGAGGCGATGGACGAGATGAAGTACGACATGTGCGGCGCGGGCTCGGTGTTCGGCACCCTGCGCGCGGTCGCGGAAATGGGCCTGAAGCTGAACGTGATCGGCATTGTGCCGACGTGCGAGAACATGCCTGCGGGCAACGCGCTGAAACCGGGCGACATCGTGACCGCGATGAACGGCACGACCATCGAAGTGCTGAACACGGACGCCGAAGGCCGCCTCATTCTGTGCGACGCGCTCACTTACGCGGAGCGCTTCAAGCCGGCTGCGGTCGTCGACATCGCCACGCTGACCGGCGCGTGCATCATCGCGCTCGGCCATCACAACACGGGCCTGTTCTCGAAAGACGACGCGCTCGCGGGCGAACTGCTCGACGCATCGCGCGAGGCGGTCGATCCGGCGTGGCGTCTGCCGCTCGACGAGGAGTATCAGGATCAGCTCAAGTCGAATTTCGCGGATGTCGCGAACATCGGCGGGCGTCCGGCGGGCAGCGTGACGGCGGCGTGCTTCCTGTCGCGCTTCGCGCAGAACTATCCGTGGGCGCATCTCGATATCGCCGGGACCGCGTGGAAGAGCGGGGCGGCGAAAGGCGCGACGGGCCGTCCGGTGCCGCTCCTCTCGCAGTTCCTGATCGACCGCGCGGGGCAGTGA